One window of Paroedura picta isolate Pp20150507F chromosome 2, Ppicta_v3.0, whole genome shotgun sequence genomic DNA carries:
- the LOC143830028 gene encoding uncharacterized protein LOC143830028 has protein sequence MIRCTLHLPPPFCSATSKSNMESSSQASSVPATGRGPTWRDAEIRDLIGIFSEEKIQDAFQSSHRNREVFEQVAIKMRALGHNRTGLECRSKTKTMRAEYMRAVNHNKGSGNEKVTCPYFEEQRQLYGDGEGSGRPKRVGRSLKVVRKPAAPVEEPPAEEDPGEGTSSSFRPPPPVQQRAAESVTLDLIAIVPGEPEEAPEQTPLASETQLPGTGPLESPAAPDVDSDSGASTNIDFIPGTQEEEQPRVLGPPARRRRIQIQDEVLSDEEEEPPLAPGSPPPRGALPAEERLTRERGRLRRVSVLTSVGERLLEHCYEESRRAAAADQAMLTLIAQEGRKLRAVLRETNQILREGVEEVRLIRRLMERAVAVMERAYPPQIAPPPPPTPTPPLPAPTPPTPSQNASTQTRRRTILGKRKIKPADKYSPS, from the exons atgatccgttgcaccctgcacctcccaccaccattttgctcagctactagcaaaagcaacatggaatcgtcttctcaagcctcgtccgtccctgcaaccggccgtggcccaacttggagggacgcggagatcagggacctgatcgggattttctcggaggagaaaatccaggacgcgttccagtcctcccacaggaatagggaggtttttgaacaagtggctattaagatgcgcgccctgggccacaacaggaccggccttgaatgccggtcgaagaccaagacaatgagggcagagtacatgagagccgtgaaccataacaagggttccggcaacgaaaaggtgacctgcccctacttcgaggagcagcgccagctgtacggggacggggaaggatccggcaggccgaagcgcgtcggccggagccttaaggtggttcggaagccggctgccccggtcgaggaaccacccgctgaggaggatcccggcgagggaacctcctccagctttcgccctccaccccccgtccagcaacgagccgcggaatcggtaacgctggacctgatcgccatcgttcctggggagccagaggaggctcctgagcaaacgccccttgcctccg agacacagttgccagggacggggcccctagagtctccagcagcacctgacgtggatagtgattcgggggcatcaactaacattg atttcatacccggaacacaggaggaggaacagcctagggtgcttggacctcctgcccggcgcaggcggatacagattcaagatg aggttctttcagatgaggaggaggaaccacccctggctccaggcagcccaccacctagaggtgcgctcccagcagaggagaggcttacgagggaacgcggcaggctgaggcgcgtctccgtcttgacaagcgtgggagagaggctccttgagcactgctatgaggagtcacggcgtgccgcggccgctgaccaagccatgctcacactcattgcccaggaggggagaaaattgagggcagtccttagagagacaaaccaaatcctacgcgaaggcgtggaggaggtgcgtctgataaggagactcatggagagggctgtagcggtcatggaaagggcctaccctccacaaatcgcccccccaccaccacccacaccaacaccaccacttccagcacccaccccaccgactccctctcagaatgcctccacccaaacaagaaggaggactattctcggaaagagaaaaataaaaccagcagacaagtactccccctcctag